One Capsicum annuum cultivar UCD-10X-F1 chromosome 2, UCD10Xv1.1, whole genome shotgun sequence genomic window carries:
- the LOC107861505 gene encoding probable WRKY transcription factor 43 has translation MENNQPMLLLGSASSYYNSMNGGLKTSFTQISRDQMEVDTSENHNKYISSLSVKKKGDNKKIKKPRFAFQTRSQVDILDDGYRWRKYGQKAVKNNNYPRSYYRCTHEGCNVKKQVQRLSKDEGVVVTTYEGMHTHPIDKPNDNFEQILHQMQIFPNHPLN, from the exons ATGGAGAATAACCAGCCCATGCTCCTTCTTGGTTCAGCAAGTAGTTATTACAACTCTATGAATGGAGGATTAAAGACATCGTTCACCCAGATTAGTCGTGATCAGATGGAAGTGGATACATcagaaaatcataataaatatatatcatcATTATCGGTTAAGAAGAAGGGagataataagaaaattaagaagCCCAGATTTGCTTTCCAAACAAGAAGTCAGGTTGATATACTTGATGATGGCTATCGTTGGAGAAAATATGGACAAAAAGCTGTCAAGAACAACAATTACCCAAG AAGCTACTACAGATGTACACATGAAGGATGCAATGTGAAGAAGCAAGTACAACGCCTTTCCAAAGATGAAGGAGTTGTAGTGACCACTTATGAAGGCATGCACACCCATCCTATTGACAAGCCCAATGATAATTTTGAACAAATCCTCCATCAGATGCAGATTTTCCCTAATCATCCCCTTAATTAA